The Acidobacteriota bacterium DNA window ACCGAACGCGTGTTGTATGACACCAATGCGTTCAGTTCGGTGACGATTACTGCAGAACCGGTGGGGCAAACGCCCGAGGGCATCGAAGAACGCGATGTCACGGTCAACATCATCGAATCGAAACGCAACCTGTTGATTTACGGCGGCGGTTTTCAATTTTCGAGAAACGCCCCGAAATTGCCGAATCTCAGTTTTTTAAATGGACTGCGGGGTTCGGCGCAAATCTCGAATACCAACTGGTTCGGCAAACTTTATACAGTGAGTTTACTCGGTCGCATTTCGCAGGATGAAATACTCAGCCAGGTATCATTTCAAAACCCCAGACCGTTGGGGAAAAGTTATCCGTTGCTGATTTCGTTGTTTGCTCAACGTTTGGCAGAAACCTCGTTCAGTTCAAACCGCTACACCGCGTTGATTCAGGTTGAAAAACGTTTGTCTTCGAGAACCATCATTTACGGCAGCTATAATTTTGAGCGGATCAGTTTGTTTGATTTAAAAGTCAGTCCCGATGAAATCACCCGCAACCGTCAGGCTATCAGACTGGGTCGCGTGGGACCCAGTTTTGTGCACGACACACGCGACAGTGCTTTTGAACCGACTACCGGAACACTGACACTTGGCAGTGTTTATTTCGCTTCAAAATTTTTAGGCGGCAATGAACAGTTCATCAAATCTCTGGTTGAACATAGTCGTTATTATCGTTTGGATAGAAGAGGTGAGCTGGTATTTTTAACCGCCGGACGATTGGGGCTTTCATCGCCGTTTAGCGGGCGCGAAACCTTACCGCTTTCCGAACGCTTTTTTGCCGGCGGTTCACGGGATTTGCGCGGATTTGGTTTTGAAGAAGCGGGACCCGCTGACCCGGTGACCGGAAGACCGGTCGGCGGGAATGCGCTGGTGGTTTTAAACAATGAACTGCGATTCCCGATTAAAGGAATTTTAGGCGGCGCGGTGTTTGCTGATGTTGGCAATGTATTTCGCCGCGTGCGCGACATCAATCCCGGAAAAATGACCGGCTCTTTGGGATTCGGATTGAGATTGAAAACCCCGATTGGACCTGTGCGGTTGGATATAGCCGGGTTGATTTTCAACCGACCGCAGGGCGCACCGCAACTGAAAGGTCATTTCAGTTTCGGACAGACATTTTAAATGGGTTAATGGTTACTCGTTATTGGTCACTTTAAAGGGCAAAATGCAAATAATCATTAACCAGTGACCAATAATAAAAACAATGAACTTTTTACTTTTTACTTTTTACTTTTTACTTTTGCTTTCGCCGCCGCAGAAAGTGGTTGACCAGATATTGACTTTGGTGAATGGCGAATTGATTACGCGAACCGATTTGATTTGGAGTCTGGCGCTTGATGCCAAAGCGCCGAATCCTGCGGGTGGCGTGAGCCGCGATATTATGCAGCAGAAAATTGATGTGATGATTGATGAGCGGTTGATTAGTCAGGAAGCGGCGCGATTGCCGAGCGCCGAAATCACCCGCGAAGAAATCAATAAAAAACGCGCTGAATTAATTAAACTATTTCCTTCCGAAGCGGTGTTTCGCGAACGCATCGAAGCCGTCGGATTAACTGCCGATAAACTCGATGAGATACTGCGCGGGCGCATTGCCATCGAAAAATATATTGAGTTTCGCTTTAAATCGTTCGTGTTTGTCACCGACGATGAAGTCGCGCAATATTACTTTGAGAAACTGGTTCCGGCAGTTAAAGCGCGCGGCGCGGTGCCGCCGACGATTGATAAAGTGAGCGCCGAAATCAGAGAGTTATTGAAAGCTGAAAAAGTCGAAACTGAAATCGACGCGTGGCTGACCTCAGCACGTCAACGCGCCGAAATTGTGCATCTCGCTGAGCCTTAGATTAGTCAGCCTGCTTTGATTGCGATAGCCGATTAGCGGATGCGGCTAATTCCTTCTCAACCTCTTGCTTAAACTTTTGAGTTGCCTGATTCACTGCTTCCAACCGTTTCATTGCTTCACCTATAGCAGTTTGCAAAACGATTTACTCAAGTTGAGGAAGCGGTCTTTGACCGCGTGTGACGGGAAACGCGGTCAAAGACCGCTTCCTCAACAGCGGCTGAGTAAACTCAATCGCAAACCGCTCTAAAGCTTGGCGAAAAGCCTCACCTTGCGAAAGATAGTGGTTAGCTTCATCCGACACCATTTTGGTTTCCTTTATTCGATATTTATATTTGTGATGCTTTCACGCCTCGTAAAATCGGTCAATTTATTTATCCGTGAAGTTGCTACGTGCTTTGCCTGACAGTTACAATAAATTACTCCTTCAAGGGCAAAAAAATGTTAGATAAATTTAAAGAAGAATGCGGGGTATTTGGCATCTTCAATCACGAAGAAGCCGCGCGACTAACTTATTTAGGTCTCTATTCTCTACAGCATCGCGGACAGGAATCAGCAGGCATTGTTTCCGCCGATGACAAACGACTATACGCCTGTCGCGGAATGGGACACGTTCATGAAATTTTCGGCGAAGCGCAACTCTCCACCCTTCCCGGAAACTCAAGCATCGGCCATGTCCGCTATTCAACTGCCGGAAGCGTCAGTCTGCTTGAAGCTCAACCCTTTTTAGTCGATGGCTATCGCGGACAAATCGCCCTCTGTCACAATGGCAACTTGCCATATGCCAACGAAGTGCGGCGCGAACTCGAAATGGACGGCGCAATCTTCTCTTCGACATCGGATACCGAAGTCGTGCTGCATAAAATCGCCCGCTCGAAAGCGCCCAATTTAATCAGCGCGATTTTGGATGTTTTTCAGCACATCGAAGGCGCGTATTCGATGCTCTTTTTAACCAAAGAGAGTTTGATTGCGGTGCGCGACCCGCGCGGCTTTCGCCCACTCTGTTTAGGCAAGTTGGATGGCTCGTATGTGTTGGCATCGGAAACCTGCGCTTTTGATTTGATTGGCGCAACCTATGAACGCGATGTTGAACCGGGCGAAATAGTCGTCATCAACCACGCGGGAATCGAATCGTATTTTTTACCGCAAGAGGCGAAACCCGCGCACTGCATTTTTGAACACGTCTATTTTTCGCGTCCCGATTCACTGGTATTCGGCATTTCGGTAAATAAAACCCGTCACAAAATGGGCAGGCAACTTGCCGTTGAATGTCCCGCCGATGCCGACATTGTGGTTCCGGTGCCGGATTCCGGGGTCGCGGCGGCTGTCGGTTATGCTTCGCAGTCGGGTTTGAAATTCCGCTTCGGACTGGTGCGCAACCATTATGTCGGGCGCACCTTTATTGAACCCAAACAATCGATTCGCCATTTCGGCGTAAAAATCAAACTCAATCCGGTTCGCGATTTGATTGAAGGTCGCCGGGTGGTGTTGATTGATGATTCGATTGTGCGCGGCACCACTTCCAAAAAAATTGTGCAGATGGTGCGCAGCGCGGGGGCGCGTGAAGTTCACGTTCGCATCAGTTGTCCGCCGACGATTGCGCCGTGTTTTTACGGCGTCGATACGCCGACCCGCGAAGAGCTAATCGCCTCGAACAAATCCATCGAAGAGATTGCCAAATTCATTGACGCGGATAGTTTGGGGTATTTGAGCATCGGCGGCTTGCTGGCTGCCTGTGACGACCCTGAAGGTCAACGATTCTGCACAGCCTGTTACACGAATAACTATCCGATTCCTGTGACCGCAAGCGCCCGCACCAAAACCGAAAGGGAAGAAGGGGCTTTGCAACCGGATGCCATTTGGCCGCGCTCTTGATTTTGCAGCATTGAATTTTAATCTCAGTCAATAACCGCCTGTTGTGGGTTATCCCGAAACATAAAGGTCGAACCGTAGGCAATGAAAATCAATCGGAAAACCATTGCGATAGTCGGGTTGTTGGCGCTCGTGGCGCTGTTTTTTTATCAACGGTGCGCGAAAAAGCCGACCCCGGAACCGCAACCAGGTCCTGTAACCGGCAAACTCGTTGTGCGATTTTTAGACATCGGACAAGGCGACGCGCAGCTTTTGCAATTGCCCGGTGGCGAAACCATTCTGATTGATTCCGGCGACAGAGGAAAACCGACGACTGAACTGCTCAAACAATTCGGCGTCAGTGAAATCGATTTAATCATTGCCACGCATCCGCACGCCGACCACATCGGCGAAATGCGCGATGTCATGCGGGCTTTTAAAGTGAAAGAGTTCTGGGATGCCGGATTTACCAAAAACGCTACCAAAACCTATACCGAAATGCTTTCCGAAATAAAGCAGCAGGGGATTAAATTCGCTGCGCCGAAACGCGGCGAAACCCGTAAATTCGGCGACGTTTTGCTGGAAGTTTTAAACCCTTCGACAACGATTGCCGAAGATGATACCAATAACTCTTCAATCGTCGCGCGTGTCACTTTCGGTGCAAAGCGTTTTTTATTTACCGGCGATGCAGAGGTCGGCGCGTGGAAACAGATGATTGAAACGGAGAAAGAAAAACTGCGCGCCGATGTGTTGAAAGCCGCGCATCACGGCAGTTCCAACGGCACGACCAGAGAGGTGCTCGACGTTGTGCGCCCTGCGATTTTTACCATCAGTTGCGCGGTCGCCAATGATTATCATCACCCGCATCCGCGAGTGGTTAGCCTTTTGCAACGTGAGCGCAACATTCAGGTTTTTCGCACCGATTTGCAGGGGACGATAACCGCGATTTGCGATGGCGAAAACATTGAAATGAGCAGCGAAAAACCGGTCGAGGCGGCGCGACTCTATATGACCGGCGATGAAGTTGCGGGAAAAGCTTCGAGTGGGGATGAAGGCGGCAGCATGAATTCCGGCGGGCGCGGCAGGAGGAGCAAATGAGCAAAAAAAGCGATGACGACAAACCGGAAGCAACAAAAGCGAAAGAGCATACATTGAAAATCTACATCGACCGCATCGAAGACGCCATTGCCACGGTGGTAATGAGCGATGATGACAGCGTGCATTTCAATATACCGGCGTCATATTTACCCGAAGGCGCAGAAGACGGCGATCATTTTCAATTGATTTTCAAAGCCGATAAAGCAAGCGCCAAAGAAATCCAAACCAAAGCCGAAGATTTGCTCAAGGATTTGTTAGGGCAAAAGTAAACCGCTGGCTAAATTAAGCACGTAAAGCGTTATATTTCATGGCGAATTCCAAAAAAGTGCAACAGGCGAAATATCTGGAAATTCTTATAAAGAAAATAGAGATATGCCGCAACTACAAACCTAAATTCGGACAGGGGAAAGAAGTTTCGCTTGAAGAGTTTCAAACTTTATATGGTACAGATCCGTTTTATTCCTGGTTTGGAATGGATGATTCCTTAATATATGCAGCACATAAGGCGGCTGGCGGCATAACATCTCTGTACCGCCAAGTTGGAATCGGATGCGAACAACTATTTCGGCAAATCTTGCAAGACCAGCTTGGATTAACAAACGAACAAGTACGCTGGGCGTATGAATTGCAAGCTGATGTTGGTAAGGTTCGTACGCTCTCGCTGGATGGTCGTATTGAAATTGAAGACATAGCTTCCAAAGAATATAGAACCAAAGTGACGGACTGGCTTACACAAGCTGTAGCGAAAAAATCGCTAGATGCAAAGATAGCTAGTGCTTTGAAAGGGGCGGTCTTTGAAGTGCGTCAAGGTTACAAAAGCAAAGATTCCAAACGTCAGAATGCAGACATCAGTAATGCGGGTATTGCATATGCACAAGGGTATTTGCCGGTTGTTTTAATGCTTTCTACACAAATTGATAGTGATGTTGCTGAGCGATACGCTCATGCAGGTTGGCTGATTCTTCGCGGTAACCTTGATGAATCGCCGATTTCATCAACGTACGCTTTTTGTAAGCGGGTGCTCAAATATGATTTGGCCGCATTTTTGAAAACTAACTCAATGCAATTAAAACGGATTGTGGAACAAGTGGTAGAGTCTTTATTGAAAGCTTGAATAATGGATTTCTATGGTAACAACAAAAGCTGAATTGACATTCAAACATAATCTGAACTATGGAAGACATGGTTGGCTGAGACTCACCCCTGCTTATTCGGTAAAAGTCGTTCACAAAATTCTTGAAGAAAATCGTTGGATTAGACATGTCCTTGATCCGTTTTCAGGTAGCGGTACAACCGGATTAGCCTGCGCAGAGCAGAATTTAAACTGCGATTTGTTGGATATTAATCCTTTTTTAATCTGGTTTGCAGAAGTTAAAACGGCAAACTATAGCGAAGCGCAATGTAGGGAAGCGCGAATCATAACTAGAGAGATTGCGCAAAAACTCAGTGAACCGAACTACAATAATGAATTGTGGATGCCCGCAATTAAAAATATAGAGCGTTGGTGGCCAGCAACAGAACGCGCACTGCTGGCAGGAATTTATGATGGCATCCATAGACGATTTCCGGAGAGAACTCCGGTAAGCGATATTTTGCTGGTTGCATTTTGTCGAACCTTAATCGAATGGTCTAATGCGGCATTCAACCATCAATCCATGTCTTTCAAAGAATCCGGTCCTTCACTTTTTGATTATGAAAACCGTTCGGTTTTACTGGAGAATTATTTAAACCTGACGGATAGAATAATTGAATCGGCAGCGTCTTACATCCCTGGTCGGGTTCAATCACGTTTGGCGGATTCGAGAGTTGTTCATAGAACGCAAGGGCGTTTGTATGATTGTGTGATTACTTCGCCACCATATCCAAACCGAATGAGTTATATCAGAGAACTACGGCCTTATATGTATTGGCTTGGCTATCTGAAAGAGGCGAAAGAAGCAGGTGAACTGGATTGGCAAGCGATAGGGGGGACTTGGGGCATTGCGACCAGTAGATTGGCGAAGTGGCAGCCAGAGGGTGAAGCGATTCGCCACGCAGGGTTTTATCTGATGATTGACAAAATTGCTGAAAATAGCCCTTTATTAGCTAACTATGTTCACAAGTATTTTGTAGATGTTGTCACCCACCTTCATTCTGTGAAGCAAATTCTTAGACCCGGTGGCAAAATATTTTATGTGATTGGCAATTCTAAATTTTACGATACGCTCGTGCCGGTCGAAAAAATCTATGCTGATATTTTAAGACAGCTTGAATTTGATAAGATTGAAATTGAGGCATTGCGAAAGAGAAATTCTAAAAAGGAACTTGTAGAATTTCTAGTTTCCGCAGAGAAATTATGAAAGAACAAATCAGTTACAAAGATGCGGGTGTTGATATTGATGCGGCGAATGTCGCGACCTCGCGAATTAAACAACTAGCAAAAGCCACGTTTACGCCGAATGTGATTTCGGAAATCGGTTCATTCGGTGGCATGTTTCGCGCCGATTTCGGCGAGATGCGAGAACCCGTCCTGGTCTCTTCGGCAGACGGCGTCGGCACCAAACTGCGCGCCGCGTTTATGACCGGCATTCATAACACCGTCGGTTATGACCTGGTCTGCCACTGCGTCAACGACATTCTCGTACAGGGCGCGCGACCGTTGTTTTTTATGGACTATTTCGCCACCGGAAAACTTTCACCCGATGTCCTGACGCAAGTCATCGAAGGTTTGGCGCGCGGCTGCAAAGAAAACGGCTGCGCCCTGATAGGCGGCGAAACCGCCGAGATGCCCGGCTTTTATGCTGATGGTGAATATGACATCGCCGGGTTCATCGTCGGAGTGGTTGACCGCGCCAAAGCCATCGATGGTGCGCGCATTCAAGTGGGCGATGTGTTGATTGCCTTGCCTTCGGTTGGCATGCACACCAACGGCTACAGTCTGGCGCGCAAACTCTTTTTTGAAGTTGCAAAGTACGAAGCCGACACCTACGTTGATGAACTCGACTGTACGGCGGGGCAGGAATTATTGAAACCGCATCGCAGCTATTTACAGGCGCTTGACGGGGTGCTCGACTCAGGGATTATCAAAGGTCTGGCGCATATTACGGGTGGCGGCTTGCTCGAAAATATCCCGCGCATTCTGCCCGCGGGAACCGCTGCGAAAATCAACAAAGGCGCGTGGCCGGGGTTGCCGGTTTATGAACTGCTTCAACGACTCGGCAAGGTCGCCGAAGACGAAATGTACAGAGCTTTCAATATGGGCGTCGGCATGGTGGCGGTCACAAGCCCTGCGGATGCTCAACAGTTGACCGCGCACCTTGAAGCGGTCAATGAGAAGCACTACGATATAGGCAGGATAATTGAAGGCGAGAAAAATGTTTTAATCAGTTGAGCCATGAAGTTTTGAGTTTTCAGGAAGAGAAACTTTATTTCGATTTTTCCGCCATTATCTTTTAACTAAAAACTCAAAACTGAAAACTTGAAATCTTCGTTAAACAGAGGCGAGGACGATTGCATGATGATTTGTACGAGATGCGGAAACGAGTTGGAAGAGAATGCCAGGTTTTGTAATAAGTGTGGTGCGCCTTCGCCAGCCTTTAATGATATTTCAAACGAAGATGCGCCGACTTTGAATCTGCCGAAACCGACGGCTCCGCAACCGTTGGAATCGCGACCGACGCAACAGATGACACCCGGTCAAACGGGTTCGGGATTGCCAACCGGCCCGGCTTATATTCCGCCTGATTCGCCACCCAAACAGGAGCCTGATTACCCGCCATCTTTTCTGTACCAGCAACCCACAGGACCACAACCACCGCCGCCAGTCGGTTACGGGCAACCTTACCAGCAACCCAATTATTACCAACCGGCACCCGGTTATTTACAACCCGCAGGGGTCACGCCGCAACCGCCGCCGATTGCCCGCACCATTTCACTTGGCGATTGGCTGTCTTATGGATGGCGGGTGTATTCGGAAAACTGGTTTGTGATGTCACTTGCCACGCTGTTGGTTATGGTCATCGGCATTGGCACGATTGGCATACTTGCGGGGCCGATGGTGATGGGACTGTTTCGCATGGCTTTTAAAACCATGAAAGGCGAACGCCCGGAAATTGCCGACCTGTTTAACTGGGAAGGGAAATTTTTACAGGCATTTTTAGCGTTCATTATTTACGCGGCAATTTACGGCAGCATTCAAGGCGTCGGCGGCAGAAGCGGCGCGTTGTCAGCGATTTTAAGTTTTCTGATTGGCCCGTTTTTAACTATGCTCATCAGTTTCAGTTTCCCCATGCTGCTTGAAGGTCGAAAAGATATTGCCGCAGCCATCAATGACATTGGCAAACGGATTTTTACCAGAGATGCGTTGATGTGGTGGATTGTCGGGTTGGTTTTCGGATTGATTGCCTGGAGCGGTTCGCTCGCCTGTGGCATCGGCATCTTTGTCACGGTGCCCTGGATTGTCAGCGCCGCGGCTGTCGCTTACAGCAACATCTGGGGCATCGATGACCCCAATCGCACCAACGCTTGACCCGTCTAAACGTTTGGTGTCCGGTGTTCTGAGTCTAAAACTTAAATTTAACTTTTCTTGATACACATGAATCGAAGACAATTTGCTAAAGCCATCACTGCGGGGGTTGCCGCTTTGGGTTTCAACCCGCAGGTTTTTTCATTTCATTCTGTGCGTCCGCAAGTTGCCATCACTATTGATGATTTCGGTCTTGATGAGGTTTCAAAAGCGGAAGCCGAAGCGCGCAATGCGAAAGTTTTGAGCGTACTTCATCAACATAAAATCAAAGCCGCAGGATTTGTTTGCGGGCGGCGTGTCGATAACGAAAACGGCAAAATGATTTTGCAAGCGTGGGACGCTGAAAATCATCTGATTGCCAATCACACCTATTCGCACTGGTATTTTCATCGTCGCAGCGTCGAAGAATTCTCGCAGGATATTTTGCGTTGCGAAGCTTTAATTAAAGATTACAAGAATTTCACCAAACGGTTTCGCTTCCCGATGCTCAAGGAAGGCGACACCGTCGAACGCCGTGATGGGTTGCGGGCATTTTTGAAATCGCAAGGTTATCAACAAGGCTACGTCACCATTGATGCATCGGATTGGTATGTTGACCAGCGGTTGCGCGAACGGTTGAAGCAAAATCCGCAAGCCGATGTGATCGGATATAAAAATTTTTACTTGAGTCACATCTGGGATCGGGCAAGTTTTTATGACCAACTGGCAAAGAAAGTTTTAAAACGTCAGGTCAAACATACGCTGCTGATTCATCACAATGTTTTAAATGCGCGATTTCTGAGCGAAATGCTCGCGATGTTTAAACAAAAAGGCTGGCAGTTGATTGATGCCGAAGAAGCTTTCGCTGATCCGCTATTCGCGGTTGAACCGAATAACTTACCGGCGGGCGAAGGTATCATTTGGGCACTCGCGAAAGCCACCGGCAAATTCGATAAACTGTTACGCTATCCGGCAGAAGATAGCGAATATGAAAAACCGTTGATGGATAAACTCGGGTTGTAATACTAGACAAAATTTCATTGATAAAGGATGACGGCATGGAAAATCTGGCAAAACCGGAAGTGAAGTTCGGCGATTGGATAGGCGAAGGTTGGCGAATGTTTACTTCGCAATGGAAAGCCTGGGTGGTGAATGCGCTGGTTTTCCTGCTGATTTGCGGCACCCCGATATTGGTGGTGACGATTGGTTTCTATATCAATATCTTTATGCAGATATCGGCAAATCCGCGTTCAGCGCAAGCCATTGCTCCTGAGACCATCTTTATTTTTTACGGACTTATTTTTGGTGTCAGCTTTCTGACGGTTTTTGCCAGTGCGTTTTTTATGGCAGGTATGCACAAAGCTGCCCTGAAACAATTGCGAGGCGGCAAAGTTGAATTGCGCGACCTGTTTTCCGGCGGGGATGTCTATTTCAAAATGCTGGGATCAATTTTTCTTGGCACGATTTTGACCATAATCGGGTTTATGTTGTGCTTTTTTCCGGCTTATATCGTAACCGGGATGCTGTTTTTTACTGCGCCATTAATTGTTGAGCGCAAACTGGGAGTCGTACAGGCAATGCAAACCAGTTATGAATTAGCAAAAAGAAACTGGTTGATGTTTACGTTGTTTGCATTTGTCGTGCAATTTATCGCTTCAGCCGGAACCTATGCCTGTTACATCGGCATTCTCGCAACTTTGCCTTTGATGTTTACCATTACTGCTGTTGCCTACCGGGATTGTTTTGGGATGGAAGGGGCGCAGTATTTTGCGCCCAATGCGCCAGCTGCGCCGAGTAATTATGGGCAAAGTTATCCGCCTGCCTATCAACAGCCACCATCGGCGCTTTATGGGCAATCGCCTTATGAACCGCCGACAGCCGTGCCGCAAAATCCGCAGGGGAATTATCCAGTCGCTCAACCACCCATCAATCAACCGGAAGCGCCGAAACCTTTTGAGCCACCGCCACCGGTGGTCTACCCATCGACCGCTAGCGAACCGATAACCGAACAACCGGAAGTGGTTTCGCGTCCGGCGACGCCACCGCAACCTCCGGTTGTGGCACCGCCCCCACCGCCACAACGCATTATCTGCGCCAGTTGCAGCGCGTCGTTACCGGCGACAGCCAGTTTCTGCCCGCGATGCGGCACGCGCATTACAACTTAAAATTTAATTTCTGCGAGGCAGACAAAGCCGGCGACCTGAGCGATTTTGCGTTTCGATTCATAATTGATTTTGCACCCGGCAAACGAAAACCAACTGCCCCTCGCCCTGAGATTTTACGCTTTGCAATTGTGTGCGTGAGTCTGTAGTGTATGCATTTCTATTTTGATCAATGAAAGGCGCTGAATCGAATTTGTGACTGAGCAACTAAATCAACTTCCCGGAATTGCGGTTGTTGGCGCAGGATACTGGGGCGTAAATCATGTGAGAAATTTTTATCAGCTTGGCGCATTGCAAACGGTCTGTGATGCCAATATCGCATCGCTGCAAAAAATTTCCGAGACCTTTCCTGATGTAAACATTGAAACCGATTTTGAGAAGGTACTCGCCGATTCTGCAATTCAAGGCGTGGTCATTGCGACCCCTGCCGAAAGCCATTTTCGTCTGGCATCGCGAGCCTTAAAAGCCGGTAAACACTTGCTTGTTGAAAAGCCTTTGACCCTGAATGTCGAAGAAGGCGAACAACTGGTGGCGCTCGCTGGCGAACAACAACGGGTTTTAATGGTCGGGCATCTACTCGAATTTCACCCGGCAGTTCTGCGTTTGCGCGAATTTATCGAATCGGGTGAACTCGGCGAATTGCACTACATCTATTCCAACCGCTTGAATCTCGGAAAAATTCGTCGGGAAGAAAATATTTTATGGAGCTTTGCGCCGCACGACATCGCGATTATTTTGCGTCTGGTCGGTGAACTCCCCAGTCGTGTGAGCGCGACGGGCGGCGCTTATCTGCAACCCCAAATTGCCGATGTGACGGTCACCAATATGGAATTTCCACACGGCACACGGGCGCAGATTTTTGTCAGTTGGCTGCATCCTTATAAAGAACAGCGCATGGTGATTGTCGGCTCAAAAAAAATGGCAGTGTTTGATGATGTGCGCAAAGAGAATAAGCTAATGACTTATGAACACGTCATCGAATTTGTCGAAGGCGAACCGGTCATGAAGAAAGGTGAAGGCATCCCGGTTGAATTGGAAAGCGCAGAACCACTCAAACGCGAATGCCAGCATTTTTTAGAGTGCATTCAAACCGGTAAACAACCGTTGACGGATGGCGAAAGCGGCGTGCGCGTATTACGCATACTCGAAGCCGCCGAGCAATCATTAGAACAACAGGGTGCGCCGGTGGCGCTCTGATTAAAAGTAAAGACATATGGAAAAAAATTATTTCGTTCATGAATCAAGTTACGTTGATGAACCTTGCGAAATCGGCGAGGGCACGAAAATCTGGCATTTTTCTCATGTGATGAAGAACAGCCGCATCGGCAAAGGCTGCAACATCGGGCAAAACGTCGTCATTTCGCCGGATGTGACGATTGGTAATAACGTCAAAATTCAAAACAACGTCTCGGTTTATACGGGCGTGATTTTGGAAGACGATGTTTTTTGCGGACCTTCGATGGTCTTTACCAACGTCGTCAATCCCCGCAGTCAGGTGTCGCGCAAAGATGAATACCGCGCGACGCTGGTAAAAAAAGGCGCATCAATTGGCGCGAATGCTACGGTGGTGTGCGGGCATACGGTTGGACAGTATGCGTTTATTGGCGCGGGCGCGGTCGTGACCAAAGATGTACCCGATTATGCATTGATTATCGGCAATCCCGGACGCCTTGTTGGTTGGATGTGCCAATGCGGCATCAAGTTGAAATTCGTTACGGGTGAGGTTGATGGGGAAGCGACTTGCGCAGCGTGCAGCAGGCATTATGTGAAAACAAGCAATGTCGTATCTGAAGCTTAATCGTTGATGGAAAGTGTTGAAAAGGGTTCATCAGGAAAGTGTCCACTCACCCTCCTGATGCACCAGCCGGAGTTGCGAAGGCTTTCGTTGTTACCACACCTGCGGCATCACGCCTCTGACTTGAAATGCCATCTGTAATTTTCTTGGCGGCGTATTGGTTG harbors:
- the purF gene encoding amidophosphoribosyltransferase; the encoded protein is MLDKFKEECGVFGIFNHEEAARLTYLGLYSLQHRGQESAGIVSADDKRLYACRGMGHVHEIFGEAQLSTLPGNSSIGHVRYSTAGSVSLLEAQPFLVDGYRGQIALCHNGNLPYANEVRRELEMDGAIFSSTSDTEVVLHKIARSKAPNLISAILDVFQHIEGAYSMLFLTKESLIAVRDPRGFRPLCLGKLDGSYVLASETCAFDLIGATYERDVEPGEIVVINHAGIESYFLPQEAKPAHCIFEHVYFSRPDSLVFGISVNKTRHKMGRQLAVECPADADIVVPVPDSGVAAAVGYASQSGLKFRFGLVRNHYVGRTFIEPKQSIRHFGVKIKLNPVRDLIEGRRVVLIDDSIVRGTTSKKIVQMVRSAGAREVHVRISCPPTIAPCFYGVDTPTREELIASNKSIEEIAKFIDADSLGYLSIGGLLAACDDPEGQRFCTACYTNNYPIPVTASARTKTEREEGALQPDAIWPRS
- a CDS encoding DUF3006 domain-containing protein, with translation MSKKSDDDKPEATKAKEHTLKIYIDRIEDAIATVVMSDDDSVHFNIPASYLPEGAEDGDHFQLIFKADKASAKEIQTKAEDLLKDLLGQK
- a CDS encoding polysaccharide deacetylase family protein, whose translation is MNRRQFAKAITAGVAALGFNPQVFSFHSVRPQVAITIDDFGLDEVSKAEAEARNAKVLSVLHQHKIKAAGFVCGRRVDNENGKMILQAWDAENHLIANHTYSHWYFHRRSVEEFSQDILRCEALIKDYKNFTKRFRFPMLKEGDTVERRDGLRAFLKSQGYQQGYVTIDASDWYVDQRLRERLKQNPQADVIGYKNFYLSHIWDRASFYDQLAKKVLKRQVKHTLLIHHNVLNARFLSEMLAMFKQKGWQLIDAEEAFADPLFAVEPNNLPAGEGIIWALAKATGKFDKLLRYPAEDSEYEKPLMDKLGL
- a CDS encoding ComEC/Rec2 family competence protein — its product is MKINRKTIAIVGLLALVALFFYQRCAKKPTPEPQPGPVTGKLVVRFLDIGQGDAQLLQLPGGETILIDSGDRGKPTTELLKQFGVSEIDLIIATHPHADHIGEMRDVMRAFKVKEFWDAGFTKNATKTYTEMLSEIKQQGIKFAAPKRGETRKFGDVLLEVLNPSTTIAEDDTNNSSIVARVTFGAKRFLFTGDAEVGAWKQMIETEKEKLRADVLKAAHHGSSNGTTREVLDVVRPAIFTISCAVANDYHHPHPRVVSLLQRERNIQVFRTDLQGTITAICDGENIEMSSEKPVEAARLYMTGDEVAGKASSGDEGGSMNSGGRGRRSK
- a CDS encoding zinc-ribbon domain-containing protein, giving the protein MMICTRCGNELEENARFCNKCGAPSPAFNDISNEDAPTLNLPKPTAPQPLESRPTQQMTPGQTGSGLPTGPAYIPPDSPPKQEPDYPPSFLYQQPTGPQPPPPVGYGQPYQQPNYYQPAPGYLQPAGVTPQPPPIARTISLGDWLSYGWRVYSENWFVMSLATLLVMVIGIGTIGILAGPMVMGLFRMAFKTMKGERPEIADLFNWEGKFLQAFLAFIIYAAIYGSIQGVGGRSGALSAILSFLIGPFLTMLISFSFPMLLEGRKDIAAAINDIGKRIFTRDALMWWIVGLVFGLIAWSGSLACGIGIFVTVPWIVSAAAVAYSNIWGIDDPNRTNA
- a CDS encoding SAM-dependent methyltransferase, producing MVTTKAELTFKHNLNYGRHGWLRLTPAYSVKVVHKILEENRWIRHVLDPFSGSGTTGLACAEQNLNCDLLDINPFLIWFAEVKTANYSEAQCREARIITREIAQKLSEPNYNNELWMPAIKNIERWWPATERALLAGIYDGIHRRFPERTPVSDILLVAFCRTLIEWSNAAFNHQSMSFKESGPSLFDYENRSVLLENYLNLTDRIIESAASYIPGRVQSRLADSRVVHRTQGRLYDCVITSPPYPNRMSYIRELRPYMYWLGYLKEAKEAGELDWQAIGGTWGIATSRLAKWQPEGEAIRHAGFYLMIDKIAENSPLLANYVHKYFVDVVTHLHSVKQILRPGGKIFYVIGNSKFYDTLVPVEKIYADILRQLEFDKIEIEALRKRNSKKELVEFLVSAEKL
- the purM gene encoding phosphoribosylformylglycinamidine cyclo-ligase, with protein sequence MKEQISYKDAGVDIDAANVATSRIKQLAKATFTPNVISEIGSFGGMFRADFGEMREPVLVSSADGVGTKLRAAFMTGIHNTVGYDLVCHCVNDILVQGARPLFFMDYFATGKLSPDVLTQVIEGLARGCKENGCALIGGETAEMPGFYADGEYDIAGFIVGVVDRAKAIDGARIQVGDVLIALPSVGMHTNGYSLARKLFFEVAKYEADTYVDELDCTAGQELLKPHRSYLQALDGVLDSGIIKGLAHITGGGLLENIPRILPAGTAAKINKGAWPGLPVYELLQRLGKVAEDEMYRAFNMGVGMVAVTSPADAQQLTAHLEAVNEKHYDIGRIIEGEKNVLIS